CGTGCCCGTTCGACGCGATAAAGTTCCCGAGCGAGCTGGAGAGGGGGGCTTAGCCCCTCACTCCCTCCAAACTTCCAGAACCATGAAGCGCCTCACGAGTGGGTTCGGGTAGAGCTCCCAGCCGATTCCTTCCGTTTCTGCCCCAATTTCCCCGAAGAGACCGCCCTCGCGCGGGTCGAGGCTCTCGCCGTAGATTTTTCCGGGACGGATTTCAACTTTCATATACCTCGGCAGGCCGACGATGGCCTTGCCGTGGTCCCTCGCGTAGTCAATCGCCCACTTGGCGGTGTAGAGGCCCGAGTAAATCTCCGCTATTCTAACCGGGACACTGGACTTGCCGATGGCGACTATCTCTATCCCCGTCTCCTCCCAGAATTTCTTCGCCAGGGGCTGAAGGTCCTTGGCCAGGTCCTTCCACACTTCCTTGCCGCGGTCGGTTATCGTCAGAGCGTCGATCGTCGGCTCGTCGAGCTTCCGTACCTCGATTCCACCTATCGTCGAGTCGAGGTGTATCACGTCGGGCTTAACTTCCCTCGCGAGTTCAACGGCCAGAAAAGCCTCCTCCCGAACGGCCTGCCTTCCGCTCATGTCGTAGTCGAAGGGATTCCCGTACCTCACCACGCTCATCGTTGCCGTTCTGTATGGCCTCTCCACAAGAACGGCCGCCGTGGCTATTAGACCTATTGGATTGTACTCCTCATCCAGCAGGGCACCACCCGTGTCAGCGGCGACTATTCTCATCGCAACCACCGTTAAGGACCAATTACCAATATAGGACGGAAGCCAACATATACAATGGTGATAGCGTTGGATGGGTCAGGCGATATTGTTTATGAAGCTTTGGGTTCTTACATAGACGACCTCTGCGGTTCGGTGTTTCTGGGAACTGCTAGGGGAAAGGTCGTCCTGTACAAGATGGGGACGTATCCCCTAACGCCCACCGGGGAGCCCCTGCCGTTTCTCAACGTCTTCTACTCCCATGGCATGCTTGAGATAACCGGAATATGGAACCGCGACGGCAAGAGCGGGGCGTTTCTGCTGAAGATGGTCCCCTCCGGGATAGAGGTGAGGGACGAGGGCATCATCTACATAACCTTCCACCCCTCTGACGGAGGCATAGTGCTGGTCACCCTCTACGGAAACGAGGGACTGGCGAAGACGCTCGAGGGCGCTGTTCTGGACTGCAGAACGGAGAGAAGGGAAGACGAGAAGATGCTGTCCTCAATGTTGGGGATAAGGTCGATCATTCCCCCGCAGTGGGAAACATCGCATCCCTGAGCCTCTCCACATCTTTTCTCATGGCCTTTATCGTTCCCTCATCAAAACTAGTCAGTCGAGAATATCGGACTATAACCTCGTGGATTTCAGGATGCCGGCTCTCAAGGATCCCCATCATCTCGGCCACTGGCATGAGAAGACCCGTGTCCAGATAAACCTGGTAGGCCCCCATCGTGTAGAGGGCATCCATATAGGCGTTGTACGCCATCTCGAAGCGTCTCTCCCCCAGATAATACTCGGCACGGTTCATATACGCCAGGGCCTTTTCCTTTAGAGCCTTTTCCATCGCCGACACCACGCATGGTTTATAAGGGGAGACCTAATAAACCTGTCGAGGGATATGAAGGCGGAGAGACTTGCCTGGGCTGCCACCGTGCTCATCATAGCCTACATAACGTGGAAGGCCATCAGCCCATTGATAACGCCAATATTCTTCGGCCTGATTCTGGCCTACGCAGCATATCCCATACACAGGAGACTCGCCTCCAAGCTCGGCGAGATTCACTCCGCGGTGCTCCTCACGGTGGGAATGCTGGGGCTCGGCGGTGTGGTGACCCTCGAGCTTTTAATGATATCCGTCCAGGTCGCGGCATCTTTCTACCAGAGCGTCGTTGATTTCTTCAGGTGGCTCATGACACAGCCGCTGCCCCCCGAGGTTCTCGATTTCCTCCAGAACTTCTTCAATCAGCTCATCCCAAGGTTGTCGGACTACATATCGAAGCAGGCCTTCTCCCTCCCCATGTACCTCCTCCAGCTCGTCGTCTTCCTCTTTACATTCTACTACGCACTTTCCAACGCGCATGAGATAGCGGAGGAGATACGGCTGGCGATTCCGGATAAGAACCGCCGTCTGGGTGAGGAGATACTCGAAAGCCTTAACAAGACCCTGGGAGCACTGGTAAGGGCCTGGCTGATTTTGAACGTCATAAAAGGTGTTCTGATGACGTTTGGCTTCCTCCTGTTCGGGGTCTCCGACCTCTACACCGCGATAGTGGCCGGGTTCCTGACCTTCATCTTCTCCTTCGTTCCCCTCTTCGAGGGCTGGATGATATGGCTCCTCGCGGCCGCGTACTTCGCCAAGGAGGCCATGTACCTCCACGCGATTGGGATAGCGGTCTACGGCTTCCTCCTGGTCTCCCCGATGCCAGACTACACGATAAGGCCGATGATGGTCGCCAAGGACGCAAATCTCGACGAGACCCTCGTCTTCATAGGAATGATAGGCGGAACGTGGGCCATGGGGGTAAAGGGCCTCATAATAGGTCCTATAGTGCTCAACCTTCTCCTGGTTCTCCTGAAAGAATGGAAGAGGGTCATATCAGGTAGAGAACCTTCACGCCGGCCCTCTCCATCTCCCTCAAAGCCCGCTCCTCATCCTGGGGTTTGATTCCCTTCACCGCGTCGCGGAGGAGGTAGGTCTCGAAGCCGTTCTTAACAGCATCGAGGGCCGTTGCCTTAACGCAGTACTCCGTGGCGACGCCGCAGACGTAAACCCTCTTCACACCGTTTCTCTTCAGTATCTCTGCCAGGTTCGTCCCCTCGAATCCCGAATAGGCCTCCTTATCCGGCTCCGTGGCCTTTGAGATTATCACGGCATCGGCCGGAAGCTCCACTACGAACTCCGCCCCGGGAGTGTTTTGAACGCAGTGCCTCGGCCACGGGCCGCCCTGCTCCCTAAAGCTGACGTGGTTCTCGGGATGCCAGTCGCGCGTGGCAACTATCAAAGCCCCCCTCTTCCTGAACTCCTCGATGTAGCGGTTGCACCGGGGTATTATCCTGTCTCCCTCTGGAACCGGCAGGGCTCCCCCGGGCATGAAATCCCTCTGCATGTCAACGACGATGAGCGCCTCCTCGGGCATGACATCACCCCAAAATAGAATTCGGCGGGATCGTTAAAACGGTTTGCGGAATAGAAGGAAAAGCCCTCACAGCTCGAGCCGGTCTTTAAAGCGCGACATGTCAACGCCCTTGTCCATGCCGAAGAGATACGCCAGAACCTTCTCGTCGAGGTCGCCGTAGCGCTCGCGCATGGATTTGATGCCCTCAAGAACCTCCTCCCGCTCCCAGCCGAGGGAATTTGCTATATGCGTCACCATCTCGTTGAAGAAGTCCTCCTCGGCCTCTTCCTCCGCTAGCAGGGCTTTGTTGACCACCAGAAGACCGTCCTTTTCCTCGAGGAGGCCCTCCTCCAGAGACTTCGCTATAAGCTCCTTCGCGGCCTTCACGTCCATCAGGCGGAGGCTGAAGGCCAGTATCCCCACGAGTTCGCTCCTGGTGAACTCAACCGAGCCCTTATACTCAACCGCGCGTTTTATCGGGTGCACGCAACCACCTAACTTTTTTAGGGCTAGGAAATAAATAAACCTTTGCATAACTCCGTTAGATGTTTAAGCACCCACGAGAACTCTAAACGGTGATGCCAATGGAGCAGAGAACTCACAGGCTGACCTCTGAAAGATTGGTTGGAAAACCCGTGAAAATTGAGAAAGATTACGCGGAGGTCCTTCTGGAGACCACTAAAGAGATGGCCGTTGATGAATACGGGCTCGTCCACGGCGGTTTCACCTTTGGCCTGGCTGACTACGCGGCAATGCTGGCCGTCAACGAGCCGACGGTGGTTCTTGGAAAGGCTGAGGTCAAGTTCCTCAAGCCGGTCAAGACAGGAGAAAGACTTCTAGCGAGGGCCAGGATAGAGGAAGACCTTGGAAGGAAGAAGATAGTAAAGGCCGAGGTCTTCAACGAGAGGGACGAGACGGTCTTCGAGGGGATCTTCCACTGCTACGTTCTGGAGAAGCACGTGCTCGAATGAGCCAAAATTTTTTAAACCTAGATATCGAAACCCGATATCGGTGTTCGATATGAAGTACCGGGACTTCTTAGCTCTACACATACTCCACCACGCGAGCGAAGAACCAGTTACAGGCTCGTTTCTGATGAAAGAACTTGAGAGACACGGCTACCACATCAGCCCGGGAACCATGTACCCACTCCTTCACTCCCTGGAAGGGGAGGGCCTCCTCAAAAGCCACTGGGAGGTCCGGGGCGGGAGACGGGTTAGGGTCTACGAGATAACGGAAATCGGCCAAAGAACCCTCGACGAGGGCAAGAAAAGGCTGAGGGAACTCTGTCTCGAACTGCTGGGGGAATGAGGAATGGAGGAAAGGAAAAAGAAGATATTCGGAATAAGCTGGAATGTCTTCCTGCTCGGAATCGTCAGCTTCCTCAACGACATGAGCAGCGAGATGATAATGCCCGTTATGCCGAGCTATCTGATGGAGGTTCTCGACGCCGGAAAGCTGCTCAGCGGTTCCGTTATGGGCGCGATAGAGAGCATGAGCTCGCTGTTCAAGGTAGCCTTCGGCTACGTGAGCGACCGCTTTAGAAAGAGAAAGGCCTTCGTCTTCGCCGGTTACGCCCTCTCAACCCTCGCCAAAGGTGCCCTGGCATTCACCCGCTACTGGTGGGACTTCCTCCTCCTGCGCGCCCTGGACAGGATCGGGAAGGGCATAAGAACCGCCCCCAGAGATGCGCTTATAGCGGAATCGAGCGAGAAGGGGAAGACCGGAAAGTCCTTCGGCTTCCACAGAATGATGGACACCCTCGGAGCCGTCGCCGGTCCGCTCGTTGCCATAGCACTCATCGAGTTCCTGAAGAGCCTTCCGGCGGAAACGGCCTACCGCTACATCTTCCTGCTCTCCGCGGTTCCAGGGGCGATATCGCTCTTCGTTATAATCCTCTTCGTGAAGGACCGGGGCGGTGAGGTCAAAAAGAAGATCAAGGGCATCTCAACACTGAAGAACAGGAACCTGCAGCTCTTCTTAGCGGTGGTGGCGATAGGTGCCCTTGGAAGGTACAGCTACGCCTTCACGATGTGGAAGGCGCAGGAGCTCGGCTACTCCGTTGTCCAGAGCATAGCCTTCTACGCCCTCTTCAACCTGATCTACGCCCTCTCGGCCTATCCCCTCGGAGTTTACTCCGATACCTTCGGCAAGAAGAGGATGATAACCCTGGGCTTCGGAGTTGCGGCCCTGGCGGCTTTAGCTTTTGCATACGCGAGGAACTTCTACACGCTCATAGCGGCCTTCGTGCTCTACGGGATTTATATCGCCATCGAGGACACGATACCCAGGGCGTACATGGCGGATCTGGCGAGGGAATACGAGAAGGGCACTATAATAGGGGCATACCACACGGTCTTCGGCGTCTTCGTCTTCCCGGCGTCGGTGATAGCGGGCTGGCTCTGGGGGAGCTACTCCCTAGCCTACACCTTCACCTTCGCCGCAGCTATGAACGTCGTTGCCATGGTCCTAATGGCCTTCGTGAGGGAGTGACCGCTCCCTCAAATTTTTGAGAGAAAAGGTAAGGGCAGGCTGAAAATCAGGCGCCCATCTTCTCAAGCTCTTCCTTTCCAATGAGCAGGGGTCTCTCAGCCTCAATGACGTAGCTGAGCTCCCACTTAACTTCACCCTTGTTCATCGCCTTTGCGTAGCGCTCGGCGATTTCCTCCGCCTCCTCGAGCGAGGAAGCCTCGACGATCCTCCGGACGTACCATTTCATGTCGCCGAAGCGAAGCTTGAACTCCGCCATGTACATGGCCATCACCGTAGAGAGTTGGTGGGGAACTATAAAAACCTAAGGCTCAGCGGCCCGGTAGATTCCTTCCTCCTTGGTGGCCTCGAAGATTTTCCCGCCTTCTTTCGTCTTCAGTTCGACGATCACGGCCGAGGGCCTTCTCTCAACTTCCTCCTCAACCTTCCGAGTGCTGAGAACCTGAATGAACGCATCCCCAAGCCTCTCGAACTCAAAAACCAGGACATCTTCTTCCCAGCGATGGCCGCGGTAAGAAACGCCCCCCATTTTAAAAGTAACCTCAAGAACTATTCTCATCAACATTCCTCCAAACATTGCTCATGAATCCCTCGGTCAGCGATGTTAAAAAGGTTGGCATTGAAAGAAAAGGAAAGCGCTTTCAGCCCGTCTTCTTCAGCCTGACCACCTGCTTCGCGAACTCCTCAA
The Thermococcus radiotolerans genome window above contains:
- a CDS encoding DUF4152 family protein: MRIVAADTGGALLDEEYNPIGLIATAAVLVERPYRTATMSVVRYGNPFDYDMSGRQAVREEAFLAVELAREVKPDVIHLDSTIGGIEVRKLDEPTIDALTITDRGKEVWKDLAKDLQPLAKKFWEETGIEIVAIGKSSVPVRIAEIYSGLYTAKWAIDYARDHGKAIVGLPRYMKVEIRPGKIYGESLDPREGGLFGEIGAETEGIGWELYPNPLVRRFMVLEVWRE
- a CDS encoding AI-2E family transporter, with translation MKAERLAWAATVLIIAYITWKAISPLITPIFFGLILAYAAYPIHRRLASKLGEIHSAVLLTVGMLGLGGVVTLELLMISVQVAASFYQSVVDFFRWLMTQPLPPEVLDFLQNFFNQLIPRLSDYISKQAFSLPMYLLQLVVFLFTFYYALSNAHEIAEEIRLAIPDKNRRLGEEILESLNKTLGALVRAWLILNVIKGVLMTFGFLLFGVSDLYTAIVAGFLTFIFSFVPLFEGWMIWLLAAAYFAKEAMYLHAIGIAVYGFLLVSPMPDYTIRPMMVAKDANLDETLVFIGMIGGTWAMGVKGLIIGPIVLNLLLVLLKEWKRVISGREPSRRPSPSPSKPAPHPGV
- a CDS encoding nicotinamidase, giving the protein MPEEALIVVDMQRDFMPGGALPVPEGDRIIPRCNRYIEEFRKRGALIVATRDWHPENHVSFREQGGPWPRHCVQNTPGAEFVVELPADAVIISKATEPDKEAYSGFEGTNLAEILKRNGVKRVYVCGVATEYCVKATALDAVKNGFETYLLRDAVKGIKPQDEERALREMERAGVKVLYLI
- a CDS encoding DUF2240 family protein — its product is MHPIKRAVEYKGSVEFTRSELVGILAFSLRLMDVKAAKELIAKSLEEGLLEEKDGLLVVNKALLAEEEAEEDFFNEMVTHIANSLGWEREEVLEGIKSMRERYGDLDEKVLAYLFGMDKGVDMSRFKDRLEL
- a CDS encoding PaaI family thioesterase, producing the protein MEQRTHRLTSERLVGKPVKIEKDYAEVLLETTKEMAVDEYGLVHGGFTFGLADYAAMLAVNEPTVVLGKAEVKFLKPVKTGERLLARARIEEDLGRKKIVKAEVFNERDETVFEGIFHCYVLEKHVLE
- a CDS encoding PadR family transcriptional regulator, which produces MKYRDFLALHILHHASEEPVTGSFLMKELERHGYHISPGTMYPLLHSLEGEGLLKSHWEVRGGRRVRVYEITEIGQRTLDEGKKRLRELCLELLGE
- a CDS encoding MFS transporter; the protein is MEERKKKIFGISWNVFLLGIVSFLNDMSSEMIMPVMPSYLMEVLDAGKLLSGSVMGAIESMSSLFKVAFGYVSDRFRKRKAFVFAGYALSTLAKGALAFTRYWWDFLLLRALDRIGKGIRTAPRDALIAESSEKGKTGKSFGFHRMMDTLGAVAGPLVAIALIEFLKSLPAETAYRYIFLLSAVPGAISLFVIILFVKDRGGEVKKKIKGISTLKNRNLQLFLAVVAIGALGRYSYAFTMWKAQELGYSVVQSIAFYALFNLIYALSAYPLGVYSDTFGKKRMITLGFGVAALAALAFAYARNFYTLIAAFVLYGIYIAIEDTIPRAYMADLAREYEKGTIIGAYHTVFGVFVFPASVIAGWLWGSYSLAYTFTFAAAMNVVAMVLMAFVRE